The genomic region atcaaatcacaacgtttggtttcaggaaggattcatcctgtataagacatgatcagagcgtctggtttcaggaaggatacatcctgtataagacatgaatcagaatcagaattgattatttgaggaaaaaaaaatagaggaagaaaaattagggtggaagggataaatgaggaagatatatgaagtagtcgtgaggtatttagaaagaagaataagagatgcgagaccgcggaggaaaatgggggcaattgagaacttcatgagattattgagtttaggatttgatggaatgatggtgagattttgtgcacgacaaatgtggagagccaacctagtttgatgttgccctgagtgacttgcaccactgattatagaaatcaggatgccatgagaaacccagggcatggactgactctatagacaaacgggaatttcttgcacacaacaatgcaagtgttaagaaacactaatgcaaaattgtgggttcgtgcaaggaaaccctcaaacactgGTTTGAAATAATAAATATGAGAATCAATCTACTCTGGAAATAATGATGGATGTACACGATTTTGAGTGATAAGACAATATGACATTTCTATAGTGATGACCAAAAAATTAATTCCATTGATGTCCTAAAAGGTCATTTGACAGAAGAAATCAATCTAGGATTAAATCAACTTCTCAGTGTTGACAACTTGACTCTATGTCTTTAGACGAATTAATGAAGATCACATTCCTCTTCAAAGGGTTCAAAAAGCAGAAGGAGAAGAAAATATACAAGCCGATCAAATTGCATATACCACCTTTATTCCATTACAGTTATATAAAGCTAGTCAGCTCAGATGGAATTAATGAAACTCTAGAGGAGTTCAAACAGTACCAGTTGGGAATgtcagagaaagaaaaagaggatgcTACAATTATTGAAGATGTCAACATGGAGGACTCAAGCAAGGAATCAGCTGTGTGATGCTGACTGTCAATTTTAAAGCTGAAAGTAACTTCAAAATATATGCTTCATTTTATAATGTTTTATACTTTATTGTTTGAAAAGTACTTGGAAATTTGCATATGGTTTCAAAAGGTTATTAgttattattattcttattatttcCTATAACTGCTTAGCAGTTACCAAGACAATGATATAAATATGTTTATGGGTAACGATACCAGGTATTGAACTTGTGACAAAGTTTTGTAAAGTTATacttaaaaaacaaaaaactttgaGCTTTTGAGATTcgaaagaaataaataattttgtATGAGAACCTTATGCCTTGTTGAAATTATTATTGTATCCTTCATTTTATGTTGGATGCAATGGCATTGATATCTTATCTTAGATGTTTTTTCTGTCCTTGGAATTTTCTTGTTACCTTTCATGTTCGTTATAAGTTTATTCATCTCTTCATTGCAGAAACATTGATTTGTGTAGGTTTATCAACCTTTCTTTTCTATTTGCTGAATTTGCAcattttcttcttctcaaaatCCTATTTCTGCACACGTTTGCCAAACTCTGTTTCCTATTTGGTAAACTCTCTGCTTCAtatctttttaatttttaatttttcagtTAACTCTCAAAATCCCTCCATCCGCACCCTCAAATTTTTTTATCTGAATAGTATACAGTTGTTCTTACCGTCTGAAATTTTGGTTTTCAATAAAGGCAGCCTCACCGTCTTGTGGAGGGTTTTTAACCTAACTGTTGGAATTTGGCAAAGCAAATCCATTTATCAACACATCTATTGCCAGACATTATGCAATATCCAAAATAAGGACACTTTGGCTGCTGCATGAAGTTAACATATTTTTCTTGCATTTCTTGCCTTATTGTAATTTATAATCATGGTTTTGTTAAATAATTTATTATGATTTAACTTAGTTCTAAGTGCCTGAACTTACTCTGTGCAGGGTGATCCAGTGTGGGCAATCAAACCAGAAACAATCAAAACTCTATTGGATCTTTCGCTCAACTTCTTTTTTGTTGATCCGTTGGCCAACTTaggtatattattttttattttttataatggaTTATAACTTCTAAGAAGGTAATTTTCCAGACTTggtttttcattttgattttggaatGCTAAAGCACGACTAGTTTGTATTGCTAGTCAAGcagcaatttttattttattttttgtaagcATACTTTGCATCAAAACTTACCGCCAGAAATTGTCCTCTGTGTCAAAACATACCAAGATGGTTGCCTTGCAATTCAAGTTTAGATTCATGTCATGACTGACAGCTGATACTAAATTCATAGCATAATTTTGGACAGAACAGCAGGCATTCATTTATTGGAGGCTCCTGTGGTTCATCCCGTAAGTTATACAAATACTTATAGTTTGCACGAAAATAGCTTCCAAATTTTTACAGATCATCTAGTTCTTTTCTAGATTGGCTTTGTACTactttttttgttatttatttatttatttttgtcagatttatatCTCATAATATCGAGTAATTTGGATACTCTTTAAAAATACAGACTGTTGAGGCTTTATTCAATTTTGTCATTGGTTGGACGTTGATGTTTGCTCCACTGCTTTTTACCGATCGCAAGAGGGATAGATATGGAGGATCTCTTGAGGCTCTATGGGTTGTTCAGATGTTCCTGACAAACAGTATGCCAAAGCCTTTTCCATTACCTATTAAAATTAGTTATGCTATTGCAGTTTGACATGCTGTGAATTTTTCTATTTGTCCAGGGTAAATcccttttataagattattttgCTTTCAAGTGTGTGATATAGATTTTTCTTTAGATTCCTATCTTTGGTTTGGAGTCCTTTTATCATTTCTAATTAGCTGTTGTGACTTGTACTTTTAAGTCTCATTAAACTACTTTAGTCACTGATTTATGTTAATATAATTTTCTTTTATGGTTCAAAAACAAAATTATTTGGCTCTGTTCTGTTTACAGCTTTGTTACTACCCTACATGGCAATCCGTCTCAGTGAAAGAAGCAGCAATTCTTTATCAAATTCAGAGAAGACCAAGTCTGGTTTCCAATCAGTAATGATATCAGGTGCTCGCATCATAGGAATTGTAGGTGGCTTGGTGGGAGTCATTTCTATACTTTGGGCGCTGTTTGGTAGAGCCAATGATGGATTTGGCAGCTTGGCAGACCGTTGGGATTTCTTTCTGAATTATCTTGGGACTGATCGTCCAGGTTATGCCTTCATTTGGGATATTTGTCTCTATAGTATATTTCAACCCTGGCTAATAGGTGACAATCTTGAAAACTTGGATGAAAGTAAAGCTGAAACTGTTCGCTATCTCAGATTTATTCCATATCTGGGTTTAGTCGCATATCTTTGGGCTTTGCCTAAGAATGAGGATCAATGAGTAACCAATTATCTATATTCAAGTTCAGTAGTCTTCTAGGTTTTTTTCATGTTTAAGAGAACTTTGTACTAGTGCATATAAGTAAAAGCCTAAAGGTTATGTTTTACAAcataatgttttcttttggctGTTTACTTTTGGTAAGGATGATATGTCCGAGATTTGAAGTTCCTTCCCCTGCAGTTTCTAGCAAATAAAATTGCTATTTCAATTGTGATGAAAGTTTTTACAGattttcattttttcttctttttttcgtCTAAGTCATACATGTGGCAAATCACATGTTAGTACCAAAGCTTATGTCTACTCTTTATTTGGTTCAAGCTTTCTTCTTAGATGAACTGACTAAATGGCACCTAAATCAGAGTTACCTGGGGATgcgtccccgacctgaaaacccccgtccccgtcCCGGGGACATTtcagggacttggggacggccaggggaagTTTCCCCCCGTTCCCAAATTGCCCTGTATTTTGAGGGGATGTCCCCGAAACAgggggacgcctgccctagctctgggggacgtccgtacgtcccggggatGGCTGGGGACGGCTGGGATGCCCCCAATCCGTCCCCAGACGTCCCCCATATCTAAggccattaaaaaatattaaaaaaataaaaaaagttgtatcttcaatttttttaaatttttttctaatatgggccccttattaattcaaattgttattaaaaataaaaaaattaaaagataacattaattaatttttaaatttattaatttaattcataattttgacaatgaaaataTATGGCaacagtgtagcctttgggcattttgacatagattagaaaatcgcccaaaaatcgccaaacttggcgagtcaatagaaaaataacacccaatgcttttattaaagaataagtttttttggcctcgcggggtgctgccccttgacctcgcaaggggcaatgccccttgaccccaccttgggggcgttgcccccaaacccccgttgaaaaatatggggggaaactgcgtcgatagaagtagggaaaatttaacctctttcttttgacattttgtatgttatttctttaatatctattatgatatgcatattgacaatgtgaatgaattgaaattttgatttatgaatgcataattgcatattgtctattgagtattaacaatgttgtatgttcagaatttacattctaaaatgttttcaacttttcatagtatcatacacatgctatatccatgttttattgttttcatatgaatataatgtatgtatgcatgcatgctttatccatgttttcatatgaacatttagaattttgaaaatttcctatatattttaaatttttcctatattttatatagccgtcccctttgccgtccccgaccgtccccaaatttggcaaaaaaaattgccgTCTTGAAAACGCGTCCCGCCGTCCCCTGCCATCCCCGTCCCAGAAACTTAGGGTAACATTGACCTAAATCGATTCAAAATTAGTCTTGGAAAATCTTTTGAAGATAGTAACATTCAACTGGGCAAAAAGAAAACGAAAAGCAAACCAAATCTTTAGTTCTGTTTGTCGACTGAGGAAGGAATTTGATATGTTTGAGGTGATCATATACTTAAATTTTACATGAAAATAAAAGGAGAAAGTTATGCAATTTTGAAAGACTAAAAATTGGAAGTGGAATCTTTATTTGCATAGGAGGCTTGGAAGATTTAAGGAAGAGGCAAAAACAAAAATGATTATATTTTGAAGCTCATTTAGGGAAAATTAAGACTTGGCTCAAGGTTGACTTATATGGTCAAAATCTGCACCTTTTTAATGGCGATGGTGGCAATACGACTTCTATTTCATAAGGAAATACAGATACCTAGTAAGTGAATGAGATTATGCTCTGATCTTTGCTCTTAGTTTACCTAAATGTTAGTTGTGAAGCAGTGTTGTCCAACAAGTACCACAATCTTTTCTACTTTTTTGCTTTCATTTCTTATTCTGAAAAAAAGTGTTTTCATCCTTTTATTCACACATGTTTTATTGCAACTTAGTATTTGGAGTTTACATGTTTGTGCTTGTGGATGAGGATACTTTACCAAGAGACAAATTAAGTCTTGAGTATAATACCtactttcctttttagggttttgggttattATGCCGAAAGGCTGATGTGCAGATGgcaggtaaatgcatgcatgttttagTAAACAAAAAATTGGTTTGAATAAATTTGACCTgtagatgacaggtaaatgcatgcatgtttcagtttctctataagtattattttatctctgaataaaatagaatcattgccacttgtctctaagtatatgatgctattacatctttaatgagagtcAAAGAGTGCAACATAGCTCCATGTCCTttttgacaactaataaacatgaaAGACAATTGTGATATCTCTaggatatttttttaaaatataagtatactagtttatTCACACATATTCAGTCTTGTGATGAAGTTGTTATGTAGTAAATACACCAAGAAATGGGTGTATCCAACTCATAAACTATGTTACATATGGATTGTTCACCTGCTTCAATACGATGCATGATTTTTAGAGTCACGAGGGACAGAAGTTGAAAATTGGTCTTAAAATTGTTGTTCGATCATTCCTTCAAGATTGATGGTGATGTTGGCCTTGCATTGCAAACTTTTGCATTTGAGTTCAACTTTCTAGCGTGTTTCTGCCTTTCTaattgttaattttttcttattgCAATATGGCTAGATACATCGTATTTCATCCTCGCACAAAGGAGGCTATTCTTTTATATCCACCTTAATAATGGAGTGAATGTCTAAAATTGAGATTGAGATGTTTGGTTTAATTATATGTAGCTGATCTgattttgttattgtttatttttaatttttaatttttgataggATTGAATATCTAAGTTGATTTTGGTGTTGCCAAGTTTTATTATAGGGTTGTGCTCTATGTTGTATTCTATGTTTATACGGTTGCCAAGATCTGTTAAATATTTTTATTGGGTAGTTTTATTAATGATACAACTTTACAATacaaaaatcaattgaaatgaTCATATTATATCAGCCATGGTAGACACTGTTTATTTGTCTTTGCATTGTGCAAGAATCTATGTGAGTCGAGCATCTTCACTTGTTGAGCTACTACAATTTGACATCTTTCATAGAGGTTGATGCATCTTAGTGCACCAAGTATTAATTAGCCTCTATAGAAACTTTTGTTTTAGGAACCTTTAGTATCAAATATTAATTAGCTCTTGTTCAAGCTTTTGTGATATATGATTTTTATAAGTACAATATGAAGTGAAGCTTGGGGAATGCTTAGGCATGCATTGAATTTGGAATGTGTTGATGAGCTTGGTACCTTGTATAGCTATAATTTGTGGAAAAATCCTTTCTtataatatcattaattgattgaaggaatgtATAAATAAGACAATTTAAAGAGGTTGCTAGGTAGGTTTTTAGGTCATTGCCAAATGAGACAATAATTTGATACATATGATCCTCTCATGAAATCATTTCATAAGGAGATTGATTTTCCAATGAGACAATAATTTGATACATGTGATCCTCTCATGAaagcatttcataaggatattatTTTTTCAATGAGACAATAATTTGTGATACATGTGATCCTCTCATGAAAGCATTTCATAAGGAGGTTGTTTTTCTAGTTTCTTATATTATTTTGAGCTGCATTACACTACCTCCTAGAGTTGAACACATGGATTTCATATTTGACATGTTCTCACCATTATGCCAACATAATCATTCGTAATATAAAAGTTACCTTTGGGCTAGATTCAGGGATTACAATTATAAATTATTTGAAGGCATACATTATTAACctactaaataaaataaataaataaaattaacgaATTTAGATGGTTAAATAGTTAAAGAGACCAAACAAATAGATATATTCTAAAATTATATAGTGAAATGGTTTCATTTGATATAAATTTAATGATGTCTAAGGagttgtcattttgatcattgaaaTTTTAGGGGTGTCTCTCATTCCTCATTGTAAATGTATATTGCTAAATTATAACACTTCCTCATTGTAAATGTGTATTGTTAAATTACAACATTTGCTTATTGTAAATGTTTATTGTCAAATTATAACACCCCTGCTTGTAATATAACTAGAATCACACTATATAACTTCAAATGGAGATCAATGAATGCTTTTTTTAAAGGAAGTGCTTGTACGTTCCAATTGTAGACTAGGCGGGATCATGTACAATGGGCTATGACAACTACTTACAATAGTTGACAATGacaataatatttaaaattttaaatagttGCTAAATAGATAACAACAATTGACAACTACTTACAACCAAGTCCTAATGACTATCTGGAAGTTGGTAATTACATATTTGGGCACAAATAGACTAACAAAATAAGTTAATTATTGTGAACATCATCACCAACTCCTTGTACCTCCATGCACTCAAAAAGGAAGTTGAATTCTTAATAAACAAATAAAGAACAAAACAAAGATATCACTTAATATGAGGTTCAACTATCTTTAAATTTgcaataagatatatatatatatatatatatatatatagagagagagagagagagagagagagagagagagagagagagagagagagtcttattaAAATTCAACAACCATTATAATATCAATAACAACACACAAGATTCACACAATtgtgaacactagatttatgtggaaacacTTTCAAGAGAACCATATAAAAGGACTGTTTGGATCACTATCCTTGAATCTAGCCTTACAAAATAAGAAAGAAATCTTACAACATTTGCAAGCACCAGCCTGTTAGAGACATCAATTTCcatgtaggcaccaacctactggaGACATCAATCCCCACTGCCAAGCACCAActtagcaagagacaccaatctcttcatTTAGGAGGCACTAACCTCTTCTACTTTCTAAAattagtgatagttctgatacttaatataagtacagatccaatagccaacaagatgagaggggggggtgaataatacaaacttaatctttcataaaaacatcagattcaacctcggtaacatatatttcaataatataaccaaaactgtcaaacatgcaaactcaaaagcatataaacatcataaacctcataacaccagatttaatgtggaaacccaaatagggaaaaaccactgtgggatttcagacccacgaagaaatatactcttctagagtatgctcggttaaaagcaaatcctgttaaagattacaaacacattgctagatgtgacccggttaagggatttcccttagatctgttaggatcttcaccttgttagaagtgaccttgttaaaggatttcaaacactcaatcggaatgtcaccttgctagagggttttacaaataagactgttaagtccactcggttaagagattttctatcactttcacaaaataacagtaacaaaatctatctgcaacttcacatctaaaatgctaaagtagattcctatttgttcaatacaatctagacatagaactaatcttgtctatctgctgggcttctatactctgttattcaaacaggtcttcaagcttctgtgctcggtaatcactatgtagcatccctgtgcatacacttgcccacatacattgtttatcaacagtttcctatttataaataactaggtaaccgcttaatctccttgatcacatttcccatgatcaatcatagccatcagatcttcaatcttgtccaggttcaatgcatatttcgatctgaaaacgttttacctcgccttggaacttgcatacatttcttggaaattgtgccagggtattgtggttcaatctgggCTGTAGATCTTTaagccgactttccattgccttagatttgttaacaaacttcatgcacggctcaccaatcatttaatcagttctagctcatcagcttccttcattaaatatcaaatgtaaatatttaatgcattctattatagctcggttacaacttggtaacaactcagtgaatactaaacttcactcggtagacattttgccttcattaaccgatagcgataaccttagtgtttaccgactaggttctttgcttgataacatagtatagtattaacctttacaatttacaacatatgtaggatgttaaaacaatctaaaacatcatgatctcatcattgtctgactcggtaatagttgcccattgaataccttattcatccccttattcatcatattctttcctgtgtcttttaccgacattatTATACTCTCCAAATCATACTtcccaagatatggcaacatcatactgaattagaaaatcaatttcttgacatcaatgacaaaataataatatcaagacagtaaacatccttaatcagttatatccataatcaacaacaaccttctcaacatccttatgaaattccaacaatctttcattgtctgttataattctatattgccaacaatctccccctttggcattgatggcaaaactaattgatttgaccttaaaagattcggattgctgtgattctaaaatgctgaaatgctctcccccatacattagacttctcccgTTTTCTTCAGTAATCTGTAGTCTTcttagttttcttttagtcttctccttagtcttctcccctgatattagctcccctgatattagtcttctccccctttgacaacaatgccaaaaagtaaagaactaaaacataattactttctgtatgaagtgatttcctgctgttgtgtatcaactgagtctcggtcagagcatttgtcttcaactcctgttccctgtaatatttcctgtaataatttcctgtacacctttagaaaacatcctaaagtgtataaatcaacatcaaatcccaaaagatattcgatagagtcatcagattgattctttcaccgaactcggtcagtgagtagaagataggggtaggacccctaacttacttctgagatattcaaaagtgtcccttggtagtggcttggtgaagatatctgcaatttgttcctttgtgctaacatactccaacaccactttcttctctaagataatgatatttgatagagatgtgctttgtcttagagtgcataacaagattctttgaaatattaatggcactatattgtcatagaatatagttactggctcggtaactttctcatttataccttccaaaaattgtttgatccatgcaatgtt from Cryptomeria japonica chromosome 3, Sugi_1.0, whole genome shotgun sequence harbors:
- the LOC131065655 gene encoding uncharacterized protein LOC131065655 isoform X2 translates to MATLPAFSLHGSSFPITITTVRNYIPRQAIKTSSIHFKTTHSIINANYVVRTKWTLWRKHRRRVRSVSGNVCKAQMEDNKLSEVDMRNKKALQAALWTMEGVYICWLFLLPYAPGDPVWAIKPETIKTLLDLSLNFFFVDPLANLALLLPYMAIRLSERSSNSLSNSEKTKSGFQSVMISGARIIGIVGGLVGVISILWALFGRANDGFGSLADRWDFFLNYLGTDRPGYAFIWDICLYSIFQPWLIGDNLENLDESKAETVRYLRFIPYLGLVAYLWALPKNEDQ
- the LOC131065655 gene encoding uncharacterized protein LOC131065655 isoform X1 — protein: MATLPAFSLHGSSFPITITTVRNYIPRQAIKTSSIHFKTTHSIINANYVVRTKWTLWRKHRRRVRSVSGNVCKAQMEDNKLSEVDMRNKKALQAALWTMEGVYICWLFLLPYAPGDPVWAIKPETIKTLLDLSLNFFFVDPLANLAGIHLLEAPVVHPTVEALFNFVIGWTLMFAPLLFTDRKRDRYGGSLEALWVVQMFLTNTLLLPYMAIRLSERSSNSLSNSEKTKSGFQSVMISGARIIGIVGGLVGVISILWALFGRANDGFGSLADRWDFFLNYLGTDRPGYAFIWDICLYSIFQPWLIGDNLENLDESKAETVRYLRFIPYLGLVAYLWALPKNEDQ